A portion of the Micromonospora vinacea genome contains these proteins:
- a CDS encoding MATE family efflux transporter, whose translation MNHAATAHRPASPRRIAALALPALVVLAAEPLYVLVDTAVVGHLGRVPLAALAVGGTVMTLTAWVGTVVAYGTTGRAARRFGAGDRAAAVAEGVQSSWLAFGVGLLIAIGMQVGGGALARTLAGGGGEVADAAAQWLRIAALGAPGLLLAAAGNGWLRGVQDTRRPLFFVLGPNLLSALLCPLLVYPGGLGLVGSAVANVVAQTLCGVLFAAALVGERVSLRPQPRVIRQQLVLSRDLLIRGLAFQASFLSATAVAARFGAAAVGAHQIALQLWFFTALVLDALAIAAQSLVGAALGAGDDAGARALARRIGLLGGVCGVAFALLVAAGAGVVPSWFSSDQGVREQAMVAWPWFVVMLPLAGVVFALDGVLIGAGDVRYLRNLTIVAALGGFLPAIWLAYALNLGLGGIWAGLTVFVVIRLVALLLRLRNGRWAVTGAVR comes from the coding sequence ATGAACCACGCCGCCACCGCCCACCGACCCGCCTCGCCCCGGCGGATCGCCGCGCTCGCCCTGCCGGCCCTCGTAGTGCTCGCCGCCGAGCCGCTCTACGTGCTTGTCGACACCGCGGTGGTCGGTCACCTCGGCCGGGTGCCGCTCGCCGCGCTCGCCGTCGGCGGCACGGTCATGACGCTCACCGCCTGGGTGGGCACCGTGGTCGCCTACGGCACCACCGGCCGCGCGGCCCGCCGCTTCGGCGCCGGTGACCGCGCTGCCGCAGTCGCGGAGGGCGTCCAGTCGTCCTGGTTGGCGTTCGGTGTCGGTCTGCTGATCGCGATCGGCATGCAGGTCGGCGGCGGCGCGCTCGCGCGTACCCTCGCCGGGGGTGGTGGCGAGGTGGCCGACGCCGCCGCGCAGTGGCTGCGGATCGCGGCCCTCGGCGCTCCTGGCCTGCTGCTGGCCGCCGCCGGCAACGGCTGGCTGCGCGGTGTGCAGGACACTCGCCGCCCGTTGTTCTTCGTGCTCGGCCCCAACCTGCTCTCCGCGCTGCTCTGCCCGCTGCTGGTCTACCCCGGCGGGCTGGGTCTGGTCGGCTCGGCGGTGGCGAACGTCGTCGCGCAGACGCTCTGCGGGGTGCTCTTCGCCGCCGCCCTGGTCGGCGAGCGCGTGTCACTGCGACCCCAACCCCGCGTGATCCGCCAGCAACTCGTGCTCAGTCGGGACCTGCTGATCCGTGGGCTGGCGTTCCAGGCCAGTTTCCTGTCCGCGACCGCCGTCGCCGCCCGTTTCGGCGCCGCCGCCGTCGGCGCCCACCAGATCGCCCTGCAACTCTGGTTCTTCACCGCGCTGGTGCTCGACGCCCTCGCCATCGCCGCGCAGTCCCTGGTCGGCGCCGCGCTCGGGGCCGGCGACGACGCGGGGGCGCGGGCGCTCGCCCGCCGGATCGGCCTGCTCGGCGGCGTCTGCGGCGTGGCCTTCGCGCTGCTCGTCGCCGCCGGCGCCGGCGTCGTGCCGTCGTGGTTCAGCTCCGATCAGGGGGTACGCGAGCAGGCCATGGTGGCCTGGCCGTGGTTCGTCGTCATGCTGCCGCTGGCCGGGGTGGTGTTCGCCCTCGACGGCGTGCTGATCGGCGCCGGCGACGTGCGTTACCTGCGCAACCTCACCATCGTGGCGGCGCTCGGCGGTTTCCTGCCGGCCATCTGGCTGGCGTACGCGCTCAACCTCGGGCTGGGCGGGATCTGGGCCGGGCTCACAGTGTTCGTGGTGATCCGGCTGGTCGCCCTGCTGCTGCGACTGCGCAACGGCCGTTGGGCGGTGACCGGCGCGGTCCGCTGA
- a CDS encoding DHH family phosphoesterase, translating to MTSTASAPLAGAAGLGPAEADWAAAEALVRALPPSGRVLLICHINPDGDALGSMLGFGLGLRQFGVRELQATFPGPPEVPEPFRGLPGLDLLVPAEAADPAPDLVICFDAASESRLGELAGRLSSAGAALVLDHHASNPGFGTVNLVDPGAAATSVVAEQLLARLGVVVDEAIAECLYVALTTDTGSFRFEATTPAVHQMAARLLATGISPGDISRRVFDTRPFGAVRLFGEVLGRARLEPAAAGGRGLVWTFATLDDLARHDQRPYVLEALIDSVRCTAEADVSCVVKQTKPAEWAVSMRSKGAVDVSRVAVALGGGGHTFAAGFTGRGTVEQVVESIRGQLDAALIG from the coding sequence GTGACCAGCACCGCCAGCGCCCCGCTCGCCGGGGCTGCCGGGCTCGGTCCCGCCGAGGCGGACTGGGCTGCGGCCGAGGCGTTGGTGCGGGCTCTCCCGCCGAGCGGCCGGGTTCTGCTGATCTGCCACATCAACCCGGACGGCGACGCGCTGGGCAGCATGCTCGGCTTCGGTCTGGGCCTGCGGCAGTTCGGCGTACGCGAGCTGCAGGCGACCTTTCCCGGGCCGCCGGAGGTGCCGGAGCCGTTCCGTGGGCTGCCGGGGCTGGACCTGCTGGTCCCGGCGGAGGCCGCCGACCCGGCGCCCGATCTGGTGATCTGCTTCGACGCGGCCAGCGAGTCGCGCCTCGGCGAGCTGGCCGGGCGGTTGTCGTCGGCGGGTGCGGCGCTGGTGTTGGACCACCACGCCTCCAACCCCGGTTTCGGCACTGTCAACCTGGTCGACCCGGGGGCGGCGGCCACGTCGGTCGTGGCCGAACAGTTGCTGGCCCGGCTCGGGGTGGTGGTGGATGAGGCCATCGCCGAGTGCCTCTACGTGGCGCTGACCACTGACACCGGCTCGTTCCGGTTCGAGGCGACCACTCCGGCGGTGCATCAGATGGCCGCCCGGTTGCTGGCGACCGGCATCTCGCCGGGTGACATCTCCCGGCGGGTCTTCGACACCCGGCCGTTCGGCGCGGTCCGCCTCTTCGGTGAGGTGCTCGGCCGGGCTCGGCTGGAGCCGGCCGCGGCCGGGGGTCGGGGGCTGGTCTGGACCTTCGCCACGCTGGACGACCTGGCCCGGCACGACCAGCGGCCGTACGTGCTGGAGGCGCTGATCGACTCGGTGCGCTGCACGGCCGAGGCGGATGTGAGCTGTGTGGTGAAGCAGACCAAACCGGCCGAGTGGGCGGTGTCGATGCGCAGCAAGGGCGCGGTGGACGTCAGTCGGGTGGCTGTCGCGCTGGGCGGTGGTGGGCACACGTTCGCGGCCGGGTTCACCGGTCGGGGCACCGTCGAGCAGGTGGTCGAGTCGATTCGCGGTCAGCTGGACGCGGCGCTGATCGGCTGA
- the infB gene encoding translation initiation factor IF-2, which produces MAGKARVHELAKELGVESKTVLAKLKEMGEFVKSASSTVEAPVARRLRNAFVASAGAPAPAAPSAPASTPASNPTPTPTPTPGAPRVSAKPMPPRRPAAPAPGPKPKGPVPGAPQTATPVAKPASAHDIEVAAAEARAAALKAEQEAAVKAAQAARQQQRDNPVRREPPADGGNRPGPRPGPAAMPPRPGSPAARPSTPAPGPGARPGGRPPARGAGNNPFGIQGGQQQRPPAAGAGGPRPNSPAGMPPRPSPNSMPPRPSPASMPSQRPAAGRPGPGGAGRPGGGAGRPGGGGGGFRGGPGGGAGGGGGYRGGPGGGAGAGGGGGYRGGPGGGGGAPGGGFRPGAPSGGGGRPGAGGRGRGGGAAGAFGRPGGRPTRGRKSKKQRRQEFDNLSAPTMSSGAPRGQGQVVRLSRGASLSDFADKINANPGSLVQEMFNLGEMVTATQSCSDDTLQLLGEHLGFDIQIVSPEDEDRELLAQFNIDLDAEVAEERLVSRAPVVTVMGHVDHGKTKLLDAIRKANVVAGEAGGITQHIGAYQVHVPHDGVDRAVTFIDTPGHEAFTAMRARGAQVTDIVILVVAADDGVMPQTIEALNHAKAADVPIVVAVNKVDKPEANPDKVRQQLTEYGLVAEEYGGETMFVNVAAKPGIGIEELLEAVLLTADASLELTAPIDGPAQGVAIEAHLDKGRGAVATVLVQKGTLRAGDSIVAGGAHGRVRAMLDENGNQLSEAGPARPVMVLGLTAPPGAGDTFLAAADDRTVRQIAEQRQARRRAAAFANSRGRATLETLMEQLKEGEKTSLNLILKGDVSGSVEALEDALFNLDIPEEVQLKVLDRGVGAITESNVMLASASSEPVTIIGFNVRASNKVREMADREGVEIRYYTVIYQAIEEIEAALKGLLKPEYEEAELGSAEIRDVFRSSKIGNISGCIVRSGVIRRNAKARLLRDGTVVADNLTITSLKRFKDDATEVREGFECGLTLGGYNNVQVGDVIETFEMREKVRA; this is translated from the coding sequence GTGGCAGGCAAGGCCCGCGTACACGAGCTTGCAAAAGAGCTCGGGGTCGAGAGTAAGACCGTTCTCGCCAAGCTGAAGGAAATGGGCGAGTTCGTGAAGTCCGCGTCCAGCACCGTCGAGGCGCCCGTCGCCCGTCGGCTGCGGAACGCATTCGTCGCGTCCGCCGGAGCCCCGGCTCCGGCCGCCCCGTCGGCGCCCGCGTCGACGCCGGCTTCAAACCCGACCCCGACGCCAACCCCGACCCCGGGCGCGCCCCGGGTCTCGGCCAAGCCGATGCCGCCTCGGCGGCCGGCCGCGCCGGCACCCGGTCCGAAGCCCAAGGGTCCGGTTCCCGGTGCGCCGCAGACGGCGACCCCGGTCGCCAAGCCGGCGAGTGCCCACGACATCGAGGTGGCGGCCGCGGAGGCGCGTGCCGCCGCGCTGAAGGCTGAGCAGGAGGCCGCGGTCAAGGCCGCGCAGGCCGCCCGCCAGCAGCAGCGGGACAACCCCGTTCGCCGGGAGCCTCCGGCAGACGGTGGCAACCGCCCCGGCCCTCGGCCGGGTCCTGCGGCGATGCCGCCCCGTCCCGGTTCGCCGGCAGCTCGTCCGAGCACGCCGGCTCCCGGTCCGGGTGCCCGGCCGGGCGGTCGTCCGCCGGCGCGCGGTGCCGGTAACAACCCGTTCGGCATCCAGGGTGGCCAGCAGCAGCGGCCCCCGGCCGCCGGTGCGGGTGGCCCTCGTCCGAACAGCCCGGCGGGCATGCCGCCGCGGCCGAGCCCGAACTCCATGCCGCCGCGGCCCAGCCCGGCGTCCATGCCGAGCCAGCGTCCGGCTGCCGGTCGCCCCGGTCCCGGTGGCGCTGGTCGTCCCGGTGGTGGCGCTGGTCGCCCCGGTGGCGGTGGCGGCGGTTTCCGTGGCGGTCCCGGCGGTGGCGCCGGTGGCGGTGGCGGTTACCGCGGCGGCCCCGGTGGCGGCGCGGGTGCCGGCGGTGGCGGTGGCTACCGTGGCGGTCCCGGCGGCGGTGGCGGTGCTCCCGGTGGCGGTTTCCGTCCGGGTGCTCCGTCCGGCGGTGGCGGTCGTCCGGGTGCCGGTGGTCGTGGCCGTGGCGGCGGTGCCGCGGGTGCCTTCGGGCGTCCGGGTGGCCGGCCGACGCGCGGTCGCAAGTCCAAGAAGCAGCGCAGACAGGAGTTCGACAACCTGTCGGCTCCGACCATGAGCTCGGGTGCTCCCCGGGGTCAGGGTCAGGTCGTCCGGCTCTCCCGTGGCGCCTCGCTGTCGGACTTCGCCGACAAGATCAACGCCAACCCGGGTTCGCTGGTCCAGGAGATGTTCAACCTGGGCGAGATGGTCACCGCGACCCAGTCCTGTTCTGACGACACCCTGCAGCTGCTGGGTGAGCACCTGGGCTTCGACATCCAGATCGTCAGCCCGGAGGACGAGGACCGCGAGCTGCTTGCGCAGTTCAACATCGACCTCGACGCGGAGGTGGCCGAGGAGCGTCTGGTCAGCCGTGCGCCGGTCGTGACCGTCATGGGTCACGTCGACCACGGTAAGACCAAGCTGCTCGACGCCATCCGTAAGGCGAACGTCGTCGCTGGTGAGGCGGGTGGCATCACCCAGCACATCGGTGCGTACCAGGTGCACGTTCCGCACGATGGTGTGGACCGCGCGGTGACCTTCATCGACACCCCGGGTCACGAGGCGTTCACCGCCATGCGTGCTCGTGGTGCCCAGGTGACTGACATCGTGATCCTGGTCGTCGCGGCCGACGACGGCGTGATGCCGCAGACCATCGAGGCGTTGAACCACGCCAAGGCGGCCGACGTGCCGATCGTGGTCGCGGTCAACAAGGTCGACAAGCCGGAGGCCAACCCGGACAAGGTCCGCCAGCAGCTGACCGAGTACGGCCTGGTCGCCGAGGAGTACGGCGGCGAGACCATGTTCGTCAACGTGGCAGCCAAGCCCGGCATCGGCATCGAGGAGTTGCTCGAGGCTGTCCTGCTGACCGCCGACGCGTCGCTGGAGCTGACCGCTCCGATCGACGGGCCGGCGCAGGGTGTGGCCATCGAGGCGCACCTGGACAAGGGCCGCGGTGCGGTGGCGACGGTGCTGGTGCAGAAGGGCACCCTGCGGGCGGGCGACTCGATCGTCGCCGGTGGGGCGCACGGCCGGGTCCGGGCCATGCTCGACGAGAACGGCAACCAGCTCTCCGAGGCTGGTCCGGCGCGTCCGGTCATGGTTCTGGGTCTGACCGCGCCGCCCGGTGCGGGTGACACGTTCCTCGCCGCGGCGGACGACCGCACGGTGCGGCAGATCGCCGAGCAGCGACAGGCACGGCGGCGGGCGGCGGCATTCGCCAACTCCCGTGGTCGGGCCACCCTCGAGACGCTCATGGAGCAGCTCAAGGAGGGCGAGAAGACCTCGCTCAACCTCATCCTCAAGGGCGATGTCTCCGGTTCGGTGGAGGCCCTGGAGGACGCGCTGTTCAACCTCGACATCCCCGAGGAGGTCCAGCTCAAGGTCCTCGACCGGGGCGTCGGCGCGATCACCGAGAGCAACGTCATGCTCGCGAGTGCCTCGTCGGAGCCGGTCACGATCATCGGCTTCAACGTGCGGGCCTCGAACAAGGTCCGTGAGATGGCCGACCGCGAGGGTGTGGAGATCCGGTACTACACCGTCATCTACCAGGCCATCGAGGAGATCGAGGCAGCGCTCAAGGGCCTGCTCAAGCCGGAGTACGAGGAGGCCGAGCTGGGCAGCGCGGAGATCCGCGACGTCTTCCGCTCGTCCAAGATCGGCAACATCTCCGGTTGCATCGTCCGGTCGGGCGTCATCCGGCGCAACGCGAAGGCTCGCCTGCTTCGGGACGGGACGGTCGTGGCGGACAACCTCACGATCACCTCGCTCAAGCGGTTCAAGGACGACGCCACCGAGGTCCGCGAGGGCTTCGAGTGCGGTCTGACCCTGGGTGGTTACAACAACGTCCAGGTCGGCGACGTCATCGAGACCTTCGAGATGCGGGAGAAGGTTCGCGCCTGA
- a CDS encoding DUF503 domain-containing protein, which translates to MFTGTAVFDLLLPGDSRSLKAKRSYVRPIVAALRRFEVSAAEVGALDLHGRAQLAVAVVAAETAHVREVLDSCERLVANRPEVELLSVRRRLYGVDDD; encoded by the coding sequence ATGTTCACCGGAACCGCGGTCTTCGACCTGCTGCTGCCGGGCGACTCCAGGTCGCTCAAAGCCAAGAGATCATATGTACGGCCGATCGTGGCGGCGCTGCGCCGCTTCGAGGTGTCGGCCGCCGAGGTGGGTGCGCTCGACCTGCATGGTCGAGCGCAGCTGGCGGTGGCCGTGGTGGCCGCCGAGACGGCGCACGTCCGCGAGGTGCTCGACTCCTGTGAGCGCCTGGTGGCCAATCGCCCCGAGGTCGAGTTGCTGTCGGTCCGACGCCGGCTCTACGGCGTGGACGACGACTGA
- the rbfA gene encoding 30S ribosome-binding factor RbfA has product MSDPAKVRRHAERVRELVASVVRSQIKDPRLGMITITDARITADLRDATVFYTVLGDSVAQADTAAALESAKGLLRSTVGKALGLRHSPTLTFVLDDVQDQVKHIDDLLAAARNADAEVQRLAAQAKYAGEAQPYRVDDETDEADETDEADEASDVKETPRGGETR; this is encoded by the coding sequence ATGTCTGATCCGGCCAAGGTACGCCGGCACGCGGAACGGGTGCGTGAGCTGGTCGCGTCGGTGGTGCGGAGCCAGATCAAGGACCCGCGGCTCGGGATGATCACCATCACCGATGCCCGGATTACCGCTGACCTGCGCGACGCGACGGTGTTCTACACGGTGCTCGGTGACTCGGTGGCCCAGGCGGACACCGCGGCGGCTCTGGAGAGCGCCAAGGGTTTGCTGCGCAGCACTGTCGGCAAGGCGCTCGGGCTGCGCCACTCGCCGACCCTCACGTTCGTCCTCGACGACGTGCAGGACCAGGTCAAGCACATCGACGACCTGCTCGCGGCCGCCCGGAACGCCGACGCCGAGGTGCAGCGGCTCGCCGCCCAGGCGAAGTACGCGGGCGAGGCCCAGCCGTACCGGGTGGACGACGAGACCGATGAGGCCGACGAGACGGACGAGGCCGACGAGGCCTCCGACGTCAAGGAGACCCCGCGGGGTGGGGAAACGCGGTGA
- a CDS encoding YlxR family protein has protein sequence MVRRAQPERTCVGCRQRAPASELLRIVAVRDEAGHSLRPDPLRRLPGRGANMHPDPACFALAVRRRAFGRALRSTEVLDHGVLAEHVDAPTTTSGQPDRARVASRVGRPT, from the coding sequence GTGGTACGACGCGCGCAGCCGGAGCGCACCTGTGTGGGTTGCCGGCAACGTGCGCCGGCCAGCGAATTGCTGCGGATCGTCGCGGTCAGGGACGAGGCTGGTCACAGCCTCCGGCCTGATCCGCTCCGCAGGCTGCCGGGTCGGGGAGCGAACATGCACCCGGATCCGGCCTGCTTCGCGCTGGCGGTGCGGCGCCGCGCCTTCGGGCGTGCGCTGCGCAGCACCGAGGTCCTCGACCACGGTGTGCTGGCGGAGCACGTCGATGCGCCAACCACTACGTCCGGTCAGCCCGACCGGGCGAGGGTCGCTAGCAGGGTAGGACGACCGACATGA
- a CDS encoding DUF6186 family protein, which translates to MRALAIGGFLTALVLFAVVEWMARREGSRIPTLGEVCAYVMRYEVGSVPVGRIGLFGFWWWLGWHFLAR; encoded by the coding sequence ATGCGAGCGCTCGCGATCGGCGGCTTCCTCACCGCGCTGGTCCTCTTCGCTGTGGTCGAGTGGATGGCCCGGCGGGAGGGGTCGCGGATCCCCACGCTGGGCGAGGTCTGCGCCTACGTGATGCGCTACGAGGTCGGTTCGGTGCCGGTGGGCCGGATCGGTCTGTTCGGGTTCTGGTGGTGGTTGGGCTGGCACTTCCTGGCTCGCTGA
- the truB gene encoding tRNA pseudouridine(55) synthase TruB — protein MSTDGLIVVDKPGGMTSHDVVARIRRLAKTRRVGHGGTLDPMATGVLVIGVGRATRLLTYVIGAGKSYAGTIRLGQTTVTDDAEGDVTATVPAGQVTDEAIRAALAGLSGEVDQVPSAVSAIKIDGQRAYKRVRDGESVELPARRVTISRLEVLAIRRTEPDVVDVDVDVTCSSGTYIRAIARDAGLALGVGGHLTALRRTAVGGFTLAEAATLDELEQRAPDVVNLPLDAAADRFFARREATPDEARVLAHGGPLDPAGLTGPYAVFGPAGGLIAIVSERDGRARAEIVLAPA, from the coding sequence GTGAGCACCGATGGTCTGATCGTGGTCGACAAGCCCGGCGGCATGACGTCGCACGACGTGGTGGCACGCATCCGCCGACTGGCGAAGACGCGACGGGTCGGGCACGGCGGCACCCTCGACCCGATGGCGACAGGCGTGCTGGTGATCGGTGTCGGCCGGGCCACCCGGCTGCTGACGTACGTGATCGGTGCCGGCAAGAGCTACGCCGGCACCATCCGGCTCGGCCAGACCACCGTCACCGACGACGCCGAGGGCGACGTGACCGCCACAGTGCCCGCCGGGCAGGTGACGGACGAGGCGATCCGGGCGGCGCTGGCCGGGCTGAGCGGCGAGGTCGACCAGGTGCCGAGCGCGGTCAGCGCCATCAAGATCGACGGGCAGCGGGCGTACAAGCGGGTCCGCGACGGGGAGAGCGTCGAGCTGCCGGCCCGGCGGGTCACCATCTCCCGGTTGGAGGTGCTGGCGATCCGCCGTACCGAGCCGGACGTGGTGGACGTGGACGTGGACGTGACCTGCTCCTCCGGTACGTACATCCGGGCCATCGCCCGGGACGCCGGCCTGGCGCTCGGCGTCGGCGGGCACCTCACGGCGCTGCGGCGCACCGCTGTGGGTGGCTTCACCCTCGCCGAGGCGGCGACCCTCGACGAGTTGGAGCAGCGCGCGCCGGACGTGGTGAACCTGCCGCTGGACGCGGCTGCCGACCGGTTCTTCGCGCGCCGGGAGGCGACACCCGACGAGGCCCGGGTGCTCGCCCACGGGGGGCCGCTGGACCCGGCCGGCCTCACCGGGCCGTACGCCGTCTTCGGGCCGGCCGGCGGCCTGATCGCTATCGTCAGCGAGCGGGACGGACGGGCCCGCGCGGAGATCGTGCTCGCCCCGGCCTGA